The stretch of DNA TACCAGTAATGGATACTCTGGTCAACGAGGCTTACAGGTGGATGAGGAGAAACATCTTGATAGCTAACAAACAGCTCAGAGTTCGTTTTGAAAGGTTTGAGAATGAAATGTTTGACTATTCATGAAGCTGGAGGCAAGTTTTGAGACAACAGCAGATTGGCATAAGAACACTGAATAAAGATCGTAGAAAGGGGAAGAACGAGGTTAAAAAGCTGGGATTCAAGACTAACTATGGGGAAAATTCTGAGGAAGCAGGGGTAGGAAGAAGAAATGAAGATTAAAATTATTTCATGGAACGTGCGGAGattaaataataaagataaaTGGAGACTACTGATCAACTTCATAAATGGAAAGCAGGGGTGCTGTGCATACAGGAAACAAAGGTGGAACAACTAATTAAGCAGATCTGGAGCTGTACATGGGCAGATTGGAGGGAATAAAACCATCAGGTAGTAAAGGGGGTATCATTATTTTATGGGATGAAAGGCAATATCATGCGTGGAAATTCAAGAGGGCAGCCTCACACTATCATGCTTATTCGAGAGTGTAATGAAGAGTTTAAATGGGGCTTCTCGGAGCCGTATGGGCCACATAATGACAGTGACGGAGAAGATTATGATTGGAACTGGTAGCAATAGGAGGCCTATGGGATGTACCATGGGTTTTGGCGGGTGATTTTAGTACAACCAAACAAGAGGAAGAAAGGAAAGGATGCAGAAGAACAAGAGCAATACAAAGATTTATAGAATTTATACAGGAGATCACTATTGTGGATCCTCCTTTACATGGTGGATTTTACACATGGCCCAGAGATGATAATAATTCCCAAGCATCAAGAACTGACAGATTTCTCATGTCAATAGAATGGGATGAAATCTTCAGAAACATCAAGCAGAAAGTTTTGACCAAAGCATTTTCAGACCACAAACCTTTGATACTGGAGTGCGGGGATCGGGAGCCAAGTAGCACATAATTAAATTTGAATATATGTGGCTAAGGGCTGAAGGTTTTCTTGAAAGTGCAAGAATGGTGAGATGGATATGCAGTCAGTGGTACACATGAAATAGCCTTGTTTTCAACCTTAGTTTAAGTTAATTCAATTTGTGGCCATGGACCAGTGCGTAGCAATTTATTTTGATAACTGTGGTGTCCGGCCAGCTTGCTGGCACCACTACTACTCCACGGGTACCTGTTACCTCCCACCAGCATAGGTACGGGTTAACTCTGTCCACCAAGGCTTGATCAGAGGAGAAAAATCACCTAGAATTTTTGCCTCCGCTATTTGAACCtaagacctcatggttctcaacccacttcattgaccactaccactaggccacacccttgggttcATGCATGGCAATTATTGGCTTTAAATAAAAACTTTCAGCATCAATTCCTCTTAAATCACCTGAAAGGTTGCTGGAATTGTGCCATCTTCGGCTGCAAACATTGACTCATAAATAGCTGCTGTGGCCAGGGCAGTATCCTTTTTCAATACCTAATCCATGGAGAAAATGGATGTTAGAATGCTGAATCCAATAAGACAATTAATTAAGTAATTTGGATTCTTCATCAAGTTAAAAGGGTAAAAGAAATTTCAGCAGAATTACCTTGCTCCTTTGCAGTAGAGCATTAGTTTCACCCATAGCACGGAGATGTTCTATCAACTCCAGAGCTGCCATACAAGCAAAGAGAAAATAAGCGTAGAAATTCATACTACCCAAAATACACATCCAAAATACAGCAATGTTAATAGCTATTTTGAATAACAAATACGTGGAATTTCTAATGATGACCACAAAACGAACATGGCACTCAGAATTATGTTTATATTAGCTGCACATTTTCAAAATAAGTAATCTTAAATTTaaattgaaaagtacttttaagaATTTTCTTGTGGAAAATAAAGTAGTCAGATATAAATGAGAATAATAACATAAAATGAGAGAGAGATTCATGGAACATTTTGTTTAGAAGACATTGCCGAGACTGAGAACAGGATAAACTGTTGGATTTTCTAGTAAAATACAGAGGTTCCAAACTCAATTGCAAGGAAAAGATGAGCTGATTGGAGGACAAAAGAAGAGGTGATAGTTTACTGTCAAAGAATGCCATGGATTGCCCACCAGAAACAATTGCATACTTGATCATTGGCCCTGAAAGTTGATCTGAAAGACTTAGATACCCCAAAAGTGGCCTGTTAAAATTGGCTTGCCATTAGGGGAACATACTTAACTCAAGATAACCTTAGTAGAAAAGGGTATGCTGTACGCAGTAAATGCGATCTATGCCTAGAAGAGGTGGAAAACACAAGCCATTCATTTTTGCGGTGTAAAATTACACAAGATGTATGGAATATGTTTGTTTGTCTTTTGCAAGTAGAATGGGTGATGCCATATAGTCTGAAAGAAGACTTGGTAGCCTGGGGAAATTGGAGAGTTGGAAAATCCATCGTCAAATTGTGGAAGATAATTCCTGCAGTGATCATATGGTGCATTTAGAAAGAAAGAAATCAGATTTTGATGGAATTTCAACTCCAACTCCTGTTCTAAAGGCTAGAGTTTTGATGAATCTTTTTTGCTTGGAGTAAACTTTTTACTGTAAATAGCACCGATTCTTATTTTGGATTTGTAAGCtccttaatttttttttgaattctaaAAAAGAAATATGCTCCTTAATTTTTTGTCGGGAGTCATTGACATTGTACAGGAACTGACTTCTTTTGTAATCTTTCTGCATCATCTAAACGTCGAATGAATGAAATCAACCTTTGCTCGACGCAAAAAGAAAAAGTCCAGCACTCAGAAGAAAATATGTCCATATAGATGATATGAAAAACTTTACAGAAAGCTAGAAAATTGTACAAGCAGAAGTGGAGAGCAAGGGAGCATAACAAGCAGTGCTGTTGTAAACTTAATACATATTCAGATATGGATTCATGCATGTACAAGAGGCTGATGCCAGGCAGTCTACTTGAATACGAGGTCGGAAACCAAAGCATCAAGTATAACTCTTACCACTGCTATATCGAACTGTATACTCATCAACATCAACCCCTGGAAGAGTAAAGCCTGCTCTAGTCAAGAGATTGCCGGCATCCCGCACCTGCAGCACAAGATTATATATGCTCATTCACATGAAACTTTTACTTTCCGATAAGTTGCTCCTCCCACAAACCTTTTCTTCATCTAACGAGCAATAATACAATATCTATTTATAGCTTAAATTACCAACAATGAAGTGATATCTGACTCTTCACCTACCCAGATGGCAATtctttacaaaaataatacagATTCTTAGTCCTATTTCCAGCGTTCATTGTGATTACAACATATAACTAAAGTTTCCCCATTCCCAGGGATGAAGAGGAGCATGAGGTAAATAACAAGAAATGATGTGTTGCTGCCAGAGAGGCAGATAACCCTACTGCAGACCATGAGCCTTTAACGTACTGTAGTTGAACAATAGTTTTACAGGATGGTCCAGACTGAAATCCACATTTGACATTGAACAAATGCTTCCTCATTCCATATATTCCCCTACTCCCTTCCCTCAAATAGAAGTAAAGTTAAAACTGAAACCACTCCACCTACCTTGAACGGAATACAATAGCATTGTGTATCTCAAAGAGAAACAATTTTATTATACGGAAACATTTATCAATTGAACTAAAAAAGAAACTTAACAAAAAAGAAATTTGGTTGACCCGCTGACATGAAACAAAAAAAGTATGAGCAGAGTCAATTTTACACTAAATATTACAAATTCAGCTCATGTAATACGTCCTTAAGCAATAAGACCTATCTCTTTCTGAAAAATAATCCATGATACAGTGGCCGAAATTGGTCACCGTTCCAAACTGAAATTTCTAGAAGTGTCTACTGTAAGATCTTATAAATAATAAAAGATTGTTAAACATGCATTACTTTAGGAATCTCGAGATTGTTTCTAGTTTTGACAAGATCCAGAAATCCAAGCACCTATGAAACAATTAACAAAATCAGTGTCCTATAGCCAAACTTTTATAACATACTTGAGCCAAGGGTGATAGTCGTGGACTGATGCCCCCTTCGCGTTCCATTTGTGCAACAGTGCAAGCGATTCGCAGCTCCCTAAGATAATAGCAATAATGACAAACATTAAAAACAACTACAGACATAGAGACTGCATGCACTTAATAAAATGGAAGTGAAATACTTCAATGTTTCTCCGCCAAGAATAGCTGCCAAAAATAAGCCATCTGACTTTAAAGCCAATCTGCACTGGTAGAAGTACAGTTATAGTAAGTGTCTTTTGGAGATATTGTCATTTTGAGTTCAAGAATAAAATAATGGAAAATGAGTAAGAAATAGAAGGGCATGTAATCTGGCTGCATCCAACCAAACACAGCAAGCACCTGTATCATTGCTCCAGGAAGATCATTTGTCCAATGGAGTCCCAAGCAGCTAATGACCAGATCAACAGAACTTCCCATGTGAAACAAAAGTATCAAAAAAGGATGTTATTCCTTAGTCCACCAGTAATTTATTCCCATCATTCATTAAGGAAAGCATAAGATAGTTATACGTACTTTTCTTTCACAGGCAAATATTCTTCATCGCCAATAATGTATGATGTTTCAATGTTATCATTAGGAATTTGCTGCTCAGCATCTTTACACAATTTTACCATATCACATGATGCATCCATCATTAGTAGTTTCTCAATGCCACCTGAAAAGCAAGAGTTATGCCCATAATCATGCTCTAGCTTCATGGAACAATATAAGCATGTTCATCAAGTGGTTCGtgaaggtcaaattattactcaATCCAGGATGAGCCAAGGTTGGTTTAAGCATCATCTTTGGTTGAAGGGATAATTTCATCTAAAAATTATTACTCTGAAGTGATGGAAAATTAGTGATAGATTAATGAGATCCTTCTTGTCCAATGGAGACATCTTATGTAGTAAtgttatttttcatttttgaaaaatgCAAGATAATTTTgtataaaattaaaaagaaaatagaggACGCCCAAAAAGGTTACAAGGCTAAGTGAGTCCGGATGCAGACCAAAGCAAAAGAAAAGTCATCTTTTTTTGGGGCCATAGCGCCCTAGAACGTTTTCTAGAAATCATCATCATCCTCAGCAGGTTTATTTTGGTTCATAAGCACGTTTATACTCTCCCAATTGCCTAGGTGGAGTACGACTCCAGTACTTTTTGTGAGAGACCTCTATTAATCATTTTTCCAAGAAACTTTTGAAGTCCCCCAACGCTAAACCTATACTCAACATATAAAACATTAAACAAAGCAACATAACTTTTCTTAAGTAACTTTTCCACGAAGCAGAAGTCTCCTTTGCTTGGTCTTTTCCCTCTTGAGATCAACATCAATGAATCAACTATAACTCAATCCCAAACAAAATTAGAGATGGCTATATTAATcctttgtaaatattttactCCGTTCGGGCCCAAATCGTTTCTTGCTTATAAATAATATGTTTTCTCGGGCAAATTGGAAGTTATCTAAAACTAGAGGTTCTTTAAATATCAAACTTATTCATAAATTTTCATACTAGTCTCTAACCATATCGAAAAGAATTTTGAAAGACACTAATCctatgatattgtattgattgacgagacgcgagacggTATGAACGCGCAATTAGaagtatggaggcagaccctggaatctaaaggtttcaagttgagcaggaccgagacagaatacttggagtgtaagttcaatggcgagactcaaggaggagaaggggaggtgaggctggactcgcaggtcatccctaagagaaggagttttaagtaccttgggtctattattcgggggatggggagattgatgaagatgtcacacatcgtattggggcgggatagATGAAATGGAGAGTCGCTtcaggtgttttgtgtgacaagaaggtaccaccgaaacttaagggtaagttctacagagtagtGGTCAAACTAACGATGTTGTATGGGaccgagtgttggccagtcaagatcgttcatgtccaaaagatgaaggtagcagagatgaggatgttgagatggatgtgcgggcacaccaggttagataggaacagaaatgaggttattcgtgaCAAGGTgtgtgtggcccctattgaggacaagatgcgggaaacgCAGCtcaggtggtttggtcatgtgaggaggagcacagaccccccggtgaggaggtgtgagaggttgacattggagggcctacggagaggtagaggtaggtcaAAGAAGTGGTGGGAAGAGGTCATTAGGCAAGACATGACACAACTTCAGCTGACCAAGGACATGATCCTTGATAGTAAGGTATGGAGGTCGGGGaatagggtagtagagtaggtagtctagagtgttcataacagtagtattggcacgcagtctcgctttctgttggtagtaggtttttatgcctaaccgttgttttctttcattgttgatcaccttagtgtcttgttgtttttattcaacttttatatgactttttggtactatcccttcttgtctatattttcattaatgtggtgcttatgctttcctgagccgagggtctactggaaacaacctctctatcctcacaaggtaggggtaaggtctgcgtacacactaagtCACTAACTTCCCCAGacccccacggtgtgggataatactgggtatgttgttgttgttgttatgatcCTGATATTAGCAACACATAATGGCTAAACCTTAATCCACACTAGTTAGTATCACCTATATGGATTCTTCGTTTCCTGGTATTTTGTACTTAGCTAAGTTCGCACCGGTACCAAGAAATTGTACTTCTTTTGAAACAACTACCTCCAAGTGGTTTTATGTTTACCCCGAGCACCTTCAATCATCATAGTGTTGCATCCATGAAATGGTTGTGGATATCTATGAAGATCATGGTTTAAACCATCTTAGTCGATCTTCCTTCATTTCGTGTATAGTACTTGCATCCTCTCTTGGATGTGTACATTTTCATCTTGTCCAATATTGTATGATTGCACATCCATTTTAGCATACACACTTCTGCAACACCTATATTATGGATATGTTAGGCCTCTAGCTCTCATATCGCATTAAAGGTCTCGCCACCATTCAGTAAAAGTTCCGTGAATGTTTCACTGTGTCAGGTATCTTCCTATCGTATAGCAATCCATAGTACTCCTCCCTTTCAGCCATCCTATTTTCATGCTCTTTATTACATCTTTATCTATCATGCTCTACTAAATTGAGCCTAGATAGCTGAATCATTTAAATTCGGGCACCACTTTTCCATCTAATTATGCTTCACTTTCATTcttcttaaagaaaaataatttattaaatagtGCAACCCTATAAAATCAAGTACACAACATCCAGGAGAAGCTAAAGATCCAAAGAAGTAACTTCTTCAAGCTAGTATAATTTTCATAACTTCCATCACGTAAGACATGTCGGAAACGACTTCTCTACCTTCCCACGTTGGGGTAAGGCCTGCgaacacactaccttccccataCCATACTTATGGGACTCTACtgggtttattgttgttgttgcatcaCATAAGACACGTTTAACTACTCCTACACTAACTAATTAAAATTGCGTCAATTTCCTAGACAATTTGCTATCAAAATGAAAGCTTAATTTTTTCATAAAATATGTTGAATATGAAAATTTTGAACTGAGAAGTCAAAACTAAGTAATATTAAGAAACAATAGTTAAAACATGTGCCTCAAGAAACTTTTTTCTCACCACGTCCGCGCAATAACCGTCTGATAGCTTCCATCGAACCCCCCATACACAATGCCGTTGGAAAAGTTCTCTTACAATCCTAAAAAACACAAAAAGATGTAAAGCTACACTATTGAAGCACAATTAATGCTTTTAGGGAAGCGATTAATGTATATCAACAAGAAACTCGCAtaatttttgtttcttttctgTGGGAACAAACCCACTATTAGGGGTCACAAAAAAATCCTAGAATAAATTTCGTGTACAACATTTGGTTTGCAATATTTAACTACACATACTAATGAAATCTCTGCAAAACTAATACAACATTTGGTTTTCAGCATAACACCACTAATGCAGCTTTTGACTTTTGGCATTGAACTCTGCATTACTAATACTGGCATAGCTTGTGCGAGAATCTATGTATTACGGTATATTTTATGAAATAGAATGTGGAATAGTAGTACATGTATTGGCAATACGCCGATAAGAGTAtctaaagagaaaaaaaaacttAAAGTAAGTATCACTGAAGAACAATTTGATGTATTGTTATACGCTTATAACAATTCCTACATTGTTATTCAGTCACAACATAAATCCCTATATTATTATCAGTATAATAATCCATGCGTTATAATCTACAAATAATTAGTCCATGAATCAAATGACACCCGGAGCACCTTTTACTTATCCAGGATCCTAGAGGACGTGCAAGCCAACTAGCCCAAGCCTAGTTCTCCTACCTCTTCATCTTCTCAAACCAAAAACTGATTGAAGTTGTTTCTTCAACAATAACTACATATCTTATAGTGAGATGACGTACATTAGAGCATAGGATGTTGAAATTTACTTAAGTAATTAGGCATCATTCACCGATTTAAAGAAAAGTAATCAGGCATCATTCTGAGCATAATGGCTCAACCATAACATTATAGGCTCATCTAATCTTTATCTAGAGAACGGCACGACGGAAGTCACCCATATATTTTAGATCTTAATATACACTCATAACGTCCTCCCACTCATCTCTCTTTTGGTACGCGATTACTTTGGCTTCCCTAATTGTTGTCTCTGTCTATTTTCTTGTCAGTGTCCACCTTTCAACAGATGGAAGGagtaattatatccaaagtagaaaCGAATCAGGACGGAAAATGCAAATATTAACATTTTGCAGTATGATTGAGACATAAATACACTCATAAACGAAATATTTCACCAAAAAGTTAAACATAGTTGCAcggaaaaaaaaaagtattaaggaaaaaaaaaagttcaAACTAAATACCTCTAGTCGATCCAGTAGATTTTCAGCCACAGTATCAACAAGAGAATCCTTGGGCTTCATCAACCATGCCGCTCTATCACGCTGCCAACCATGAAAATCAAATTAAAAATGCATAGTATAAACGGAAAAGTGAAACTGAAAATTTgtaaaaagaaattatttttttacaCAAATAAATTTGTATGTTTATGGTTGAAATCGAGGTAAATGGAGTTGTGAGATAGAAGAAACTTTTACTTGCACGCGCTTAAGATGACGATCAAATATTTTGAGTTTGGAGCTCTGAAAGCCATCTCCGGCGTCAGTACAGTAGGATCTTAGGCCTCTCCGACAAAGAGCTATGCTTCTTCTCATTGTGGATTAGGTTTAGCAACAGAAAGTCGGGTTATTTATGGGCTAACCGACACTCCAGTCTCTTCTCGAGTGTACTTTGCACCTTTTATACCTGTTAAGTTAAAACATAGTCAGTATATTTTTAAACTTTGGCCTGACAGGAAATTTCACGCAAAACCAGCGTTGctgctgcttcttcttcttcttcttcttcttcttcttctcacacAAATCATGCCCATAAATACCCAAATTGTCCCTACCTCCAAACCCTTGTTGCCGGCGAGCAGTTCCGGTGATCGGTGGAAGCTCGGTAAATATAACCTTATCAAGGCGTCGACGCCGGTAATCGACGGCGGCTCTTTCAAGTGA from Nicotiana tomentosiformis chromosome 11, ASM39032v3, whole genome shotgun sequence encodes:
- the LOC104102603 gene encoding putative methyltransferase At1g22800, mitochondrial, with the protein product MRRSIALCRRGLRSYCTDAGDGFQSSKLKIFDRHLKRVQRDRAAWLMKPKDSLVDTVAENLLDRLEDCKRTFPTALCMGGSMEAIRRLLRGRGGIEKLLMMDASCDMVKLCKDAEQQIPNDNIETSYIIGDEEYLPVKENSVDLVISCLGLHWTNDLPGAMIQCRLALKSDGLFLAAILGGETLKELRIACTVAQMEREGGISPRLSPLAQVRDAGNLLTRAGFTLPGVDVDEYTVRYSSALELIEHLRAMGETNALLQRSKVLKKDTALATAAIYESMFAAEDGTIPATFQIIYMTGWREHHSQQKAKKRGSATVSFQDLQKQFGSGGGC